The Streptomyces sp. P9-A4 genome contains a region encoding:
- a CDS encoding cryptochrome/photolyase family protein, whose protein sequence is MTVSVVLYTSDLRVHDHPPLRAALEGAQEVLPVFVRDPAVDRAGFAAPNRLAFLADCLTDLDRGLRDRGGRLVVREGDTVSEVRALVRQTDADEVHMAAGVTAFATARESRLRRALEADGCRLYVHDGVVDVVPPGEVLPYGSDHFAVFTPYFKRWTAEPLRVPLAAPRSVRVPSGVRSERIPRRTAVTGVSPALAVGGESEGRRLLGSWLADHVDSYQDRHDDLAGDVTSRLSPHLHFGTVSATEAVHRASGRGGPGADAFVRQVCWRDFHHQVLAARPEAAGADYRPRQDRWRRGAGAEADLAAWREGRTGYPVVDAAMRQLAHEGWMHNRGRLITASFLVKTLYIDWREGARHFLSLLVDGDIANNQLNWQWVAGTGTDTRPQRVLNPVRQARRYDPDGSYVRRWVPELAGLEGPAVHEPWRLTGLDRASFDYPDPVVELSEGLARFREARSSS, encoded by the coding sequence ATGACCGTCTCCGTCGTTCTGTACACCTCCGACCTCAGGGTCCACGACCATCCGCCCCTCAGGGCCGCGCTCGAAGGGGCGCAGGAGGTGCTTCCGGTGTTCGTCCGGGACCCGGCCGTGGACCGGGCGGGGTTCGCGGCCCCCAACCGGCTGGCATTCCTCGCCGACTGCCTCACCGATCTGGACCGGGGACTGCGGGACCGCGGCGGCCGTCTCGTGGTGCGGGAGGGCGACACGGTGTCCGAGGTGCGGGCCCTGGTGCGGCAGACCGACGCCGACGAGGTGCACATGGCCGCGGGCGTGACGGCGTTCGCCACGGCACGGGAGTCACGACTGCGCCGCGCGCTGGAAGCCGACGGCTGCCGGCTGTACGTGCACGACGGCGTGGTCGACGTCGTACCGCCCGGTGAGGTCCTTCCGTACGGATCGGATCACTTCGCCGTGTTCACGCCCTACTTCAAGCGCTGGACCGCCGAGCCGCTCCGGGTACCGCTCGCCGCCCCCAGATCGGTGCGGGTCCCCTCGGGGGTGCGGTCCGAGCGCATTCCACGACGTACCGCGGTCACCGGTGTGTCTCCCGCCCTCGCCGTGGGCGGGGAGAGCGAGGGGCGCAGGCTGCTCGGTTCGTGGCTGGCGGACCACGTCGACAGCTACCAGGACCGTCACGACGACCTGGCGGGCGATGTCACGTCCCGGCTCTCGCCCCATCTCCACTTCGGTACCGTCTCCGCGACCGAGGCGGTGCACAGGGCGAGCGGGCGGGGCGGCCCGGGAGCGGACGCCTTCGTACGGCAGGTGTGCTGGCGCGACTTCCACCATCAGGTCCTGGCCGCGCGGCCCGAGGCCGCGGGCGCCGACTACCGTCCGCGCCAGGACCGCTGGAGGCGGGGCGCCGGCGCCGAAGCGGACCTCGCCGCCTGGCGGGAGGGCCGAACCGGCTATCCCGTCGTCGACGCCGCCATGCGGCAACTCGCCCACGAGGGATGGATGCACAACCGAGGCCGGTTGATCACCGCTTCCTTCCTGGTGAAGACGCTCTACATCGACTGGAGGGAGGGGGCGCGTCACTTCCTGTCCCTGCTGGTGGACGGTGACATCGCGAACAACCAGCTCAACTGGCAGTGGGTGGCGGGCACGGGTACGGACACCAGGCCGCAGCGCGTCCTCAACCCGGTGCGGCAGGCCAGACGGTACGACCCCGACGGCAGCTACGTCCGCCGCTGGGTCCCGGAGCTCGCGGGCCTCGAAGGGCCGGCCGTCCACGAACCCTGGCGGCTCACCGGACTGGACCGGGCGTCC